A stretch of Podospora bellae-mahoneyi strain CBS 112042 chromosome 5, whole genome shotgun sequence DNA encodes these proteins:
- a CDS encoding hypothetical protein (CAZy:GT5; CAZy:GH13; COG:G; EggNog:ENOG503PD1N), whose amino-acid sequence MIRPPFFSNALLITLLTATTLVQGLRYDKDEENWNLNTKKSAKTPLEYDYDVSLRPENYTYMDSPTNWRMPVYTLFLDRWVNGDPNNDDINGTLYETDMMSTQLRFGGDLEGLRDSLDYIAGMGAKAIYIAGSPFINLPWGADSYSPIDLTMLDKHFGHIREWQEVIHEIHERNMWVIIDNTMATMSDLIGFEGFLNETTPFRTEEHKVLWKSDRVYPDFSIGNEYNETCDYPEFWYEDGKRIKPPGLKGCYNSDFDQYGDIEAFGVFPDWQRQLAKFASVQDRLRDWHPSVAARIEHFSCMAVRALDIDAFRIDKAVQVTVDAQASFSSAMRKCATDIGKTNFAVFGEITSGNTLGSIYIGRGREPGAAENLHPEKAMNMDSDWKNNQDLFVREPGNSALDGGAFHYSIYRSMTRFLGLSGHLQAGFDLPVDWVMTWHEMLKTNDMYNANTGKFDPRHLYGATNQDVFRWPSVVQGMERQLLAYFIITFVLPGAPIIYYGEEQALYALDGTASNYVFGRQAMAPSPAWKAHGCFQLNVTQYIGWPVEKGRLGCHDDGVARDHRDPAAHLRNTFKHMFAIRDHLRSIDHGWYLKTLAQQTEEIWLDGSTNFTETGIWSVGRGTSDTQPEDEEPVWLIYSNRNKTHTYEFDCSNPDTFNNGAFIAPFDAGTKIRDVFEDGPEITLEASPVKNEFGNSTKNAGCLSKIVMPPYGFKMYVLKDSWLEPAPMITKFEPGHDMSIDSTGKGGVIPIRLEFNHEMDCDSVKKSTTAVLTVDHSGIANPKKLDITWDNNACGTFTPSEKSEYIGSIESTWKITGKLTNVQDGIIKLSVRNATREDGSASTNANDHFLIRFGAPNNPVVFPSSANYSRTLLHFDGNRMAINHSAPGATHFRFSTDFGSLWSEWFPYDAEKTYQEVDAMYRDNTLWTGTELQKWEGKHLQVQYFSKPLGSSGFIQHADSNDITFERHVPHIRIHGPYNKWGYDAGLPGSMDLVHHHTWELHYMYEWPAEFQLNVWGINPDNQPDVGFIYGDIDNDGIVDRLPPSSLARNVINITEPPPLPQLAYKLVYNDATWRFEYIPTGHIGIQVVLFILLAIIPVLLAVLAGWIYMHSFYQVKINKSGFSSKGWVPLKLGNLSKLDFRNLGKGGVEMSPMPPPPPSAALVPFGSGGGQRTVLIATMEYNIDDFGIKIKIGGLGVMAQLMGSALKHMNLIWVIPVVGDVTYPFDSMQAAEPMYVQVMGQPYEIEVYYYTVNNITYVLLDAPIFRKQTKANPYIARMDDIESAILYAAWNSCIAETIRRFPVDIYHINDYHGAAAPLYLLPQTVPCCLSLHNAEFQGMWPMRTPEEQKEVCEVFNLPPEVVRDYVQYGSVFNLLHAGASYLRIHQRGFGAVGVSRKYGDRSLARYPIFWSLKNIGQLPNPDPSDTADWDPNEDISNQSKEIEIDQSFEEKRGDLRRQAQEWAGLEVDPTAELFVFVGRWSLQKGVDLIADIFPSILEKYPKTQLICVGPVIDLYGRFAALKLEKLMKKYPKRVYSKPEFTQLPPYIFSGAEFALIPSRDEPFGLVAVEFGRKGALGVGARVGGLGQMPGFWYTVESMTPSHLLQQFRQAIVSALDCKHNKRQMMRAWSAKQRFPVAQWLKQLDELYSESIRIHQKEAKKKKFDALSPSPMGTRPSSRASNISNTYVDPTGGAHTPGITPSPSPGPEQGLMTPRLASPEALPTPTAPWAGGMKSNSPRESVASSINGNTLYANPAAQSSTVSVDSFAIRAQKDGMHSPGLAPSDNGLSLPRPAFGNANRNSSLLSLPDVVGDRQDFKLQQVDQFFNDTNGEYYAEFEDMLETLSAGNSTNELCIETFLKRSEKEWFARYRDAKLGRYRESHIGSPGSRPESRNGLGGRNESVVSRGRQRHRSMTPSGLARSVFETSPPGNGGGGGMVDDEFLLGDGYRAPTGLKRIMSIRIGDWPIYSFFLALQQVISVSSYQIVLLTGETNQTPEKLYMVAATYMATSLIWWALERNFKSVYSLSAPWFFYGLAFMLIGISPLLSDWRVSNKLEEAATCFYAAGASSGALSFALNFGDEGGAPTKQWITRALVVSGFAQVFSIGLWYWGSIVSTLDPTSTIFVGTSKVPQAIVVGIPICLLMWAIGAMLYVGLPDFYRQSPASIPGFWISLWRRKVVPWFFVMIIIQNYWLSAPYGRSWQFLFNTQHVPGWGIFLLALGFYVGLWALVLWGFSHFSEEHTWLLPIFAIGLCAPRWAQEFWGTSGMGWYLPWAGGPVGSAILSRCLWLWLGLLDNIQGVGLGMLLLATLTRQHVLTVLVGAQVIGSAFTMLARATSPNALSPNTTFPDFSQGIMPGAASPYFWVCLGFQLIIPFGFFKFFRKEQVEKP is encoded by the exons ATGATCCGCCCTCCGTTCTTTTCGAATGCCCTactcatcaccctccttaCGGCCACCACACTCGTTCAAGGCCTCAGATACGACAAGGATGAAGAGAACTGGAACCTCAACACGAAGAAGTCGGCCAAGACGCCGCTCGAATATGACTACGATGTCTCTCTACGACCAGAAAACTACACCTACATGGACTCCCCCACAAACTGGCGGATGCCCGTATACACACTCTTTTTAGATCGATGGGTCAATGGCGACCCAAACAATGACGACATCAACGGCACTCTCTACGAGACCGACATGATGAGCACGCAGCTACGCTTTGGAGGAGATCTCGAAGGACTGAGGGACTCTCTCGACTACATTGCTGGCATGGGTGCCAAG GCCATTTACATTGCTGGATCTCCCTTCATCAACTTGCCATGGGGTGCCGACTCCTACTCG CCCATCGACTTGACTATGCTTGATAAGCACTTTGGACACATCCGTGAGTGGCAGGAGGTTATCCATGAAATTCACGAGCGCAACATGTGGGTTATCATCGATAACACCATGGCTAC CATGAGTGATCTGATTGGTTTCGAGGGCTTCCTCAACGAGACGACGCCTTTCCGGACCGAAGAACACAAGGTTCTGTGGAAATCTGATCGTGTGTACCCCGACTTCTCCATCGGTAACGAGTACAACGAAACATGTGACTACCCCGAATTCTGGTACGAGGACGGCAAGCGCATCAAGCCGCCAGGACTCAAGGGCTGCTACAACAGTGACTTTGACCAGTATGGTGATATCGAAGCCTTCGGTGTGTTTCCCGATTGGCAGCGTCAGCTGGCCAAATTCGCCTCGGTGCAGGATCGTCTCCGCGACTGGCATCCTTCTGTGGCCGCCCGTATTGAACACTTTTCTTGCATGGCCGTGAGGGCCCTGGACATTGACGCTTTCCGTATCGACAAGGCCGTCCAGGTCACGGTGGATGCCCAGGCTTCCTTCAGCTCTGCAATGCGCAAGTGTGCCACCGACATTGGCAAGACCAACTTTGCCGTCTTTGGTGAAATCACGAGCGGCAACACTCTTGGATCCATTTACATTGGCCGTGGCCGCGAGCCCGGGGCGGCCGAGAACTTGCATCCCGAAAAGGCCATGAACATGGACTCGGACTGGAAGAACAACCAGGACCTTTTTGTCCGGGAGCCCGGCAACAGTGCCCTCGACGGCGGTGCTTTCCACTACTCCATCTACCGTTCCATGACGCGTTTCCTCGGCCTCAGTGGACATCTCCAGGCCGGTTTCGACTTGCCTGTCGACTGGGTCATGACCTGGCACGAGATGCTCAAGACCAACGACATGTACAATGCCAACACGGGCAAGTTCGACCCTCGCCATCTCTACGGTGCCACCAATCAGGATGTGTTCCGTTGGCCGTCGGTTGTTCAGGGCATGGAGCGTCAGTTGCTCGCCTATTTCATCATCACGTTTGTGCTCCCAGGCGCGCCCATCATCTACTACGGCGAGGAGCAGGCGCTCTACGCCCTCGATGGTACGGCTTCCAACTACGTTTTCGGTCGCCAGGCGATGGCCCCCTCGCCAGCGTGGAAGGCACACGGGTGCTTCCAGCTCAACGTCACGCAGTACATTGGCTGGCCCGTCGAGAAGGGCCGTCTCGGCTGCCACGACGACGGCGTTGCTCGGGACCACCGCGATCCTGCGGCCCATCTGCGGAACACCTTCAAGCACATGTTTGCCATCCGCGATCACCTTCGCAGCATCGATCATGGCTGGTACCTCAAGACTCTCGCCCAGCAAACCGAGGAGATTTGGCTGGATGGTAGCACAAACTTCACCGAGACTGGTATCTGGAGCGTTGGCCGGGGGACCTCCGACACGCAACCGGAGGACGAAGAGCCTGTGTGGCTCATCTACAGCAACCGCAACAAGACCCATACCTACGAATTTGACTGCAGCAACCCCGATACCTTCAACAACGGCGCCTTCATCGCTCCCTTTGACGCTGGCACCAAGATTCGGGATGTCTTTGAGGACGGACCTGAGATCACTCTCGAGGCTTCTCCTGTCAAGAACGAGTTcggcaacagcaccaagaaTGCGGGCTGTCTCAGCAAGATTGTCATGCCCCCTTATGGCTTCAAGATGTATGTGCTCAAGGACAGCTGGCTCGAGCCGGCCCCCATGATCACCAAGTTTGAACCCGGTCATGACATGTCCATCGATTCCACCGGCAAGGGCGGTGTGATCCCGATTCGCCTCGAGTTCAACCACGAGATGGACTGCGACTCTGTCAAGAAATCGACCACCGCCGTCCTCACGGTGGACCACTCGGGCATAGCCAACcccaagaagctcgacatcACCTGGGACAACAATGCCTGTGGGACGTTTACCCCCTCCGAGAAGAGCGAGTACATCGGGTCGATCGAGTCAACTTGGAAGATCACTGGAAAGCTCACCAATGTCCAAGacggcatcatcaagctGTCCGTCAGGAACGCTACTAGAGAGGACGGATCTGCCAGCACCAATGCCAATGATCATTTCTTGATCCGGTTTGGGGCGCCAAACAACCCGGTCGTGTTTCCATCGTCGGCCAACTACTCCCGCACCCTCTTGCACTTTGACGGAAACAGGATGGCCATCAATCACAGCGCCCCGGGCGCTACGCATTTCAGGTTCAGCACCGACTTCGGTTCCCTCTGGAGCGAGTGGTTCCCGTACGACGCCGAAAAGACATACCAAGAAGTCGACGCCATGTACCGAGACAACACTCTCTGGACAGGCACGGAGCTGCAGAAGTGGGAGGGCAAGCACCTGCAGGTTCAGTACTTCAGCAAGCCCCTCGGCTCGTCCGGCTTCATCCAGCACGCCGACAGCAACGACATCACTTTTGAGCGTCATGTCCCACACATTCGAATCCACGGTCCGTACAACAAGTGGGGCTATGATGCCGGCTTGCCCGGCTCCATGGACTTggttcaccaccacacctgGGAGCTGCACTACATGTATGAGTGGCCGGCCGAGTTCCAGCTGAACGTTTGGGGTATCAATCCCGACAACCAGCCCGATGTCGGCTTCATATACGGTGACATTGACAACGACGGCATCGTCGACCGTCTTCCCCCGAGCAGTCTGGCCAGAAAcgtcatcaacatcaccgagccccctcccctgccGCAGCTCGCCTACAAGCTCGTCTACAACGACGCTACGTGGAGATTCGAGTACATTCCCACTGGTCACATTGGCATCCAGGTGGttctcttcatcctccttgcCATCATTCCCGTCTTGCTCGCCGTGCTTGCAGGCTGGATCTACATGCACAGCTTCTACCAGGTCAAGATCAATAAGTCTGGCTTCAGCTCCAAGGGCTGGGTCCCGCTCAAGCTTGGCAACCTGTCCAAGCTTGACTTCCGGAATCTTGGCAAGGGTGGTGTCGAGATGAGCCCCAtgcctcccccgcctcccagCGCTGCCTTGGTTCCTTTTGGTAGCGGCGGTGGTCAGAGGACCGTCTTGATCGCGACCATGGAGTACAACATTGACGACTTTGGCATCAAGATTAAGATTGGTGGTCTCGGTGTGATGGCTCAGCTCATGGGTTCTGCCCTGAAGCACATGAACCTCATCTGGGTCATTCCGGTCGTCGGCGATGTCACGTATCCCTTTGACAGCATGCAGGCCGCCGAGCCTATGTACGTCCAGGTCATGGGCCAGCCGTACGAGATTGAGGTCTACTACTATACtgtcaacaacatcacctaCGTCCTCCTGGACGCCCCCATCTTCCGCAAGCAGACCAAGGCCAACCCCTACATCGCGCGCATGGACGACATTGAGTCGGCCATCCTGTACGCCGCCTGGAACTCCTGCATTGCCGAAACCATCCGCCGGTTCCCCGTCGACATCTACCACATCAACGACTACCACGGTGCCGCCGCCCCTCTGTATCTCCTTCCTCAGACCGTCCCCTGCTGTCTCTCGCTCCACAACGCCGAGTTCCAAGGTATGTGGCCTATGCGCACACCTGAGGAGCAAAAGGAAGTCTGCGAGGTCTttaacctcccccccgaGGTGGTCAGGGACTATGTCCAGTATGGTTCCGTGTTTAACCTGCTCCACGCCGGTGCGAGCTACCTCCGTATCCACCAACGTGGCTTTGGTGCCGTCGGGGTGTCCCGAAAATACGGTGACCGTTCTCTGGCCCGCTACCCTATCTTCTGGAGTTTGAAGAACATTGGCCAGCTGCCCAACCCCGACCCCTCGGACACTGCCGACTGGGACCCGAACGAGGATATCTCGAACCAGTCGAAGGAGATCGAGATTGACCAGAGctttgaggagaagagaggCGACCTCCGCCGTCAGGCCCAAGAGTGGGCTGGCCTTGAGGTGGACCCCACAGCCGagctcttcgtcttcgtcggACGTTGGAGTTTGCAGAAGGGTGTTGATTTGATCGCTGATATTTTCCCCAGCATTTTGGAGAAGTACCCCAAGACGCAGCTCATTTGCGTCGGCCCCGTCATTGATCTGTACGGCCGTTTTGCGGCCCTCAAGTTGGAAAAGCTGATGAAGAAGTACCCCAAGAGGGTCTACAGCAAGCCCGAGTTCACCCAACTTCCGCCATACATCTTCAGCGGTGCCGAGTTCGCCCTGATTCCGTCTCGTGATGAACCTTTCGGCCTGGTTGCCGTCGAGTTCGGAAGAAAGGGTGCGCTCGGTGTCGGCGCTCGTGTTGGTGGTCTTGGTCAGATGCCCGGTTTTTGGTACACTGTCGAGTCCATGACCCCCTCCCATTTGCTCCAGCAGTTCAGGCAGGCTATTGTCTCGGCTCTGGATTGCAA ACACAACAAGCGCCAAATGATGAGAGCGTGGAGTGCGAAGCAGCGTTTCCCCGTCGCCCAGTGGCTCAAGCAGCTGGACGAGCTCTACAGCGAGTCCATCCGCATCCACCAaaaggaggccaagaagaagaagtttgATGCGCTCAGCCCCAGCCCCATGGGGACCAGGCCATCGTCTCGTGCCAGCAACATCTCGAACACTTACGTGGATCCAACCGGCGGCGCTCACACTCCAGGAATCACCCCCAGCCCAAGTCCGGGACCAGAACAAGGCCTCATGACGCCGAGACTGGCTTCCCCAGAAGCCCTGCCCACGCCCACGGCACCATGGGCAGGTGGTATGAAGTCCAACTCGCCTCGTGAATCGGTTGCCAGCTCCATCAATGGAAACACACTGTACGCCAATCCCGCGGCCCAAAGTAGTACTGTCAGCGTTGACAGTTTCGCAATCAGGGCCCAGAAAGACGGCATGCACTCCCCAGGACTGGCCCCATCGGACAACGGACTCAGCCTTCCCCGGCCGGCCTTTGGAAATGCCAACCGCAACAGCAGTCTTCTCAGTCTTCCCGATGTCGTCGGTGACAGGCAAGACTTCAAGCTGCAGCAGGTGGACCAGTTCTTCAATGACACCAACGGAGAGTACTATGCCGAGTTCGAAGACATGCTCGAGACGTTGAGCGCCGGCAACTCGACCAACGAGCTATGCATCGAAACATTCCTCAAGAGAAGCGAAAAGGAGTGGTTCGCGAGATATCGTGACGCCAAGCTTGGGCGGTATAGAGAATCCCACATCGGCAGCCCTGGCAGCCGGCCCGAGTCGAGAAACGGTCTTGGTGGGCGAAACGAGTCGGTTGTCAGCCGTGGACGTCAACGACACCGCAGCATGACCCCCAGCGGTCTGGCCAGGTCCGTCTTCGAGACCTCGCCACCAGgcaatggcggcggcggcggcatggTGGACGATGAGTTCCTGTTGGGCGATGGTTACAGAGCACCAACAGGTCTCAAGAG AATCATGTCTATTCGCATCGGTGACTGGCCCATCTACTCgttcttcctcgccctccagcAAGTCATTTCCGTCAGCTCGTACCAGATTGTCCTCCTCACAGGCGAAACCAACCAAACGCCAGAAAAGCTCTACATGGTCGCCGCTACCTACATGGCCACGTCGTTGATCTGGTGGGCACTCGAGAGAAACTTCAAGTCTGTCTACTCGCTCTCGGCCCCGTGGTTCTTTTACGGTCTCGCCTTCATGTTGATTGGCATTTCGCCCCTGCTTTCCGACTGGCGCGTGTCCAACAAGCTCGAGGAAGCTGCCACCTGCTTCTATGCCGCCGGCGCCAGTTCCGGTGCCCTGTCCTTTGCGCTCAACTTTGGTGACGAAGGTGGCGCGCCTACCAAGCAGTGGATCACTCGTGCCCTCGTGGTGTCGGGCTTTGCGCAGGTGTTCAGCATTGGTCTCTGGTACTGGGGCTCCATTGTCTCGACTCTGGATCCCACATCCACTATCTTTGTCGGCACTTCCAAGGTCCCCCAAGCCATCGTCGTCGGCATTCCCATCTGCCTACTCATGTGGGCCATTGGTGCCATGCTTTATGTTGGTCTCCCTGACTTTTACCGGCAATCTCCGGCGAGCATTCCCGGTTTCTGGATCTCGCTTTGGCGCCGCAAGGTCGTCCCCTGGTTCTTTGTCAtgatcatcatccaaaactACTGGCTGTCGGCTCCCTATGGCCGCAGTTGGCAGTTCCTGTTCAACACGCAGCACGTTCCCGGCTGGGGTATCTTCTTGCTTGCCTTGGGCTTCTACGTCGGCCTTTGGGCCCTCGTCTTGTGGGGCTTCTCTCATTTCAGCGAGGAGCACACCTGGCTCCTGCCCATCTTCGCCATCGGCCTCTGCGCACCACGGTGGGCGCAGGAGTTCTGGGGCACATCCGGCATGGGCTGGTACCTCCCGTGGGCTGGTGGCCCTGTCGGCTCAGCCATTCTTTCCCGCTGCCTGTGGCTCTGGTTGGGTCTCTTGGACAACATCCAGGGCGTCGGGTTGGGCATGTTGCTCCTGGCCACGCTGACCAGACAGCACGTCCTGACCGTCTTGGTGGGCGCCCAGGTCATCGGCAGTGCTTTCACCATGCTGGCGCGGGCGACCAGTCCCAACGCACTCTCGCCCAACACCACGTTCCCTGACTTCAGCCAGGGCATCATGCCTGGAGCAGCCAGTCCTTACTTCTGGGTGTGTCTGGGATTCCAGCTGATCATCCCCTTTGGGTTCTTCAAGTTCTTCAGGAAGGAGCAGGTCGAGAAGCCCTAA
- a CDS encoding hypothetical protein (CAZy:GH93; EggNog:ENOG503P04N; COG:E): MAGYLLSKLGFDLKNQADNHDPGNNDDRPPPLPQLHISTEDHFPPSTQGTYPRLCQLSDGSLLKSYTTFGPDGERVLVVSRSVDQARSFEVVGEITRSHGDCDNCFLAELEPGVVLAAFRNHDLSGEDGNKPTWFRITVCRSRDGGRIWEYLSQAVEKGGSDGVWEPFIRIPVGRREEVQLYYSAEAEQGQRQDTMVVVSGDGGETWSEPRRITGEEGLRDGMVGVADMKDAVSGKEALVMVLETTRCGPGRFSIEAVVSYDEGLSWASRQEVYKPSGEGKNAGAPQIGTLAGGEGVAVVFMTDEDGNEGVWPSGAKIKTVLGVGLGNGVINWSREADTVFEEGSSWPGILGVGHGEALVVCETRSRIGGRLLSLDL; this comes from the coding sequence ATGGCCGGGtacctcctctccaagctcggCTTCGACCTGAAGAATCAAGCAGATAACCACGACCCTGGCAACAACGACgaccgcccccctcccctcccgcaaCTCCACATCTCCACCGAGGACcacttccccccttccacgCAAGGGACCTACCCCCGTCTGTGCCAGCTATCCGACggctccctcctcaagaGCTACACCACCTTTGGCCCTGACGGGGAGAGAGTCCTGGTTGTATCACGCAGCGTTGACCAAGCTCGTTCGTTCGAAGTCGTGGGGGAAATCACCCGGTCCCACGGCGACTGCGACAACTGTTTTCTTGCTGAGCTGGAGCCGGGGGTTGTGTTGGCTGCTTTTAGGAACCATGATTTGAGCGGTGAAGATGGTAATAAGCCGACCTGGTTCCGGATTACGGTTTGTCGATCtcgggatggggggaggatttgggaGTATTTGAGCcaggcggtggagaaggggggctCGGATGGGGTGTGGGAGCCGTTTATAAGGATTCCTGTAGGGAGGCGAGAGGAGGTGCAGTTGTATTATTCGGCCGAGGCGGAGCAGGGGCAGAGGCAGGACACGATGGTGGTTGTTAGtggggatggcggggagACGTGGTcggagccgaggaggattacgggggaggaggggttgagagatgggatggtgggaGTTGCCGATATGAAGGATGCAGTTTCTGGCAAAGAGGCGCTGGTAATGGTGTTGGAGACCACAAGGTGTGGGCCTGGGAGGTTTAGCATTGAGGCGGTGGTTTCGTACGACGAGGGACTGAGCTGGGCGTCAAGGCAAGAGGTGTACAAGCCATCTGGAGAGGGCAAAAATGCCGGGGCACCGCAGATTGGGACTCTggctggtggggagggagtggcgGTGGTATTTATGAcagatgaggatgggaaCGAAGGGGTATGGCCTTCTggggccaagatcaagactgttttgggggttgggttggggaatgGAGTGATCAACTGGAGTCGGGAGGCTGATACTGTTTTCGAGGAGGGGAGTTCATGGCCAGGGATTCTGGGAGTCGGTCACGGGGAGGCGCTGGTGGTCTGCGAGACGAGGAGCAGAATTGGGGGTAggctgttgagcttggatCTCTGA
- a CDS encoding hypothetical protein (COG:O; EggNog:ENOG503PCS7; MEROPS:MER0080922): MLLHFAIYTTLFLTVSHGASLPNLSNENSLDDGDKGGGKRTRDPGYVRMPVSRQKFKSKGKSERGWHWGPPTDPHNDPPALKSNQPFQPTHASSSTIPPPTLTRITRSPPTQQSPTLHRRAADRRWGWSNLEELGGIAYIIQLDIGTPPQKVRVFVDTGSYELWVNPRCSTSASDSLCQTFGNYFPSRSNSAMHIGGNFAVTYGTGAVRGSYWSDVMSIAMLQIPQVQFAVAADSNYTFAGILGLGYAYPYSISYPSVLNLMVSQKMISAPIFSLGLGGDGDGFSEIIFGGVNRWKFAGPLVPVSIWPPVKEQDPRWVQYWVNVTSVGLTKPKEAGKLYTPREGFSMPTLIDTGSTLSYIREDLVAVIGQQFNAEIDTQGNYFVDCKYRDVAGTVDFGFNSGAMVINVRYKDFIYQLYPGRCMLGVQPADYGSTYYVLGDTFIRGAYLVFDQQSDVVWMNQYYNCGDGVVTVGQTPRDTKNVVGAC; this comes from the exons ATGTTGCTTCACTTCGCCATATACACCACTCTTTTTCTTACAGTCAGTCATGGAGCCAGTCTTCCTAATCTCAGCAATGAAAATTCACTCGATGATGGTGACAAGGGCGGAGGGAAGCGTACAAGAGACCCAGGCTATGTGCGCATGCCGGTGTCGAGACAGAAGTTCAAAAGTAAGGGGAAGTCAGAAAGGGGCTGGCATTGGGGGCCCCCGACCGACCCTCACAATGACCCCCCAGCTTTGAAGTCAAATCAACCCTTCCAACCTACTCATGCGTCATCATCGACAATACCACCGCCAACTCTGACTAGGATAACGAgatccccaccaacccagcagtCTCCGACTTTGCATCGCCGAGCAGCAGACAGAAGATGGGGCTGGTCCAATCTTGAAGAACTGGGCGGCATTGCCTACATCATCCAGT TGGACATTGGCACGCCCCCTCAAAAAGTCCGCGTCTTCGTCGACACCGGCTCGTACGAACTCTGGGTCAACCCCCGCTGCAGCACGTCGGCGTCGGATTCCCTCTGCCAGACGTTTGGCAACTACTTCCCATCCAGGTCAAACTCCGCCATGCACATTGGTGGCAACTTTGCCGTCACCTACGGCACAGGGGCAGTGCGAGGAAGCTACTGGAGCGACGTGATGAGTATTGCGA TgctccaaatcccccaaGTCCAGTTCGCCGTAGCAGCCGACAGCAACTACACCTTCGCCGGCATCCTCGGTTTAGGCTACGCTTACCCCTATTCCATCTCCTATCCCTCCGTCCTCAACCTCATGGTCTCCCAGAAGATGATATCCGCCCCCATCTTCAGCCTCGGTCttggcggcgacggcgacggctTCAGCGAGATTATTTTTGGCGGAGTCAACCGCTGGAAGTTTGCCGGGCCGCTGGTCCCCGTCTCCATTTGGCCTCCGGTCAAAGAGCAGGATCCGAGATGGGTGCAATACTGGGTCAATGTCACCAGCGTCGGGTTGACGAAGCCGAAAGAGGCAGGAAAACTGTACACACCTCGGGAGGGGTTTTCCATGCCGACGTTGATCGACACGGGCTCGACGTTGAGCTACATCCGGGAGGACCTCGTGGCGGTGATAGGGCAGCAGTTCAACGCCGAGATTGACACGCAGGGCAATTACTTTGTGGACTGCAAGTACAGGGACGTGGCGGGGACGGTGGACTTTGGGTTCAACAGCGGCGCGATGGTGATCAATGTGCGGTACAAGGATTTCATCTACCAGCTCTACCCGGGCAGGTGCATGCTTGGGGTGCAGCCGGCGGACTATGGGAGCACGTACTATGTGCTGGGAGACACGTTCATCAGGGGTGCTTATT TGGTGTTTGATCAGCAATCAGACGTTGTGTGGATGAATCAGTACTATAATTGTGGCGACGGGGTAGTAACAGTGGGACAAACCCCAAGGGATACCAAGAATGTTGTCGGCGCGTGCTAG
- a CDS encoding hypothetical protein (EggNog:ENOG503P4ZS), translating to MAPVYADHPFPFIQTPVFAAKQDPHAKVDSFDRAASEMANAHNLMIRGLNSIYLQAPHITAPDVKPFCRYIAAFTNLIHVHHHGEETHFFPEVERLSGVEGIMETNVHQHGVFKKGLHDLDDYINGVLADKQEYDGKRVVQMIDVFGKSLVEHLRDEIPTLQRLREVDGEGRKMAEAIERIMGEEGESSMKALGMPGMLWCFANLDIHFEDDIWLDWPAAPGPVKFLYRNVFWWVYTDLRKFGSVDRNGKLRALYAIPKSE from the exons ATGGCACCAGTCTATGCAGACCACCCATTCCCCTTTATCCAGACTCCTGTGTTTGCAGCGAAACAAGACCCGCATGCAAAG GTAGACAGCTTCGACCGTGCCGCCTCGGAAATGGCCAACGCGCACAATCTCATGATCCGCGGCCTTAATTCCATCTATCTTCAAGCTCCACACATCACAGCTCCCGACGTAAAACCCTTTTGCCGGTACATTGCGGCTTTTACCAACCTGATTcacgtccaccaccacggcgagGAGACACATTTCTTTCCAGAGGTAGAGAGGTtgtcgggggtggagggaatCATGGAGACGAATGTCCATCAACACGGCGTGTTCAAGAAAGGGCTACACGATCTGGATGATTACATCAATGGTGTTCTGGCGGATAAACAGGAGTATGACGGTAAGAGGGTAGTGCAGATGATTGATGTATTTGGGAAAAGTCTCGTTGAGCATCTGCGGGATGAAATCCCTACGTTGCAGAGGTTGAGAGAggtggatggagaggggagaaAGATGGCGGAGGCGATTGAGAGGATcatgggggaggaaggggagagtTCGATG AAAGCACTTGGAATGCCTGGCatgttgtggtgttttgCCAATCTGGACATCCACTTCGAGGACGATATATGGCTGGACTGGCCTGCTGCACCGGGCCCTGTCAAGTTTCTGTATCGAAATGTGTTCTGGTGGGTTTATACTGATCTTAGGAAGTTTGGATCAGTTGACAGGAACGGCAAGCTGAGGGCTCTATATGCTATTCCCAAGTCAGAATAA